In Massilia violaceinigra, one DNA window encodes the following:
- a CDS encoding Arc family DNA-binding protein, with translation MSLPVAKTKSKNDAKDRFIIRFHDEHHREQFKLRAAKNHRTMNAEILCLLEAGLRAMSPSSEKTHE, from the coding sequence ATGTCCCTACCAGTAGCAAAAACAAAGTCCAAAAACGATGCAAAGGATCGTTTCATTATCCGATTCCACGACGAACATCACCGCGAGCAGTTCAAGCTGCGCGCGGCGAAAAATCACAGAACGATGAACGCAGAAATTCTATGCCTTCTTGAGGCAGGATTGCGGGCTATGAGCCCATCCTCTGAAAAAACGCATGAATAA
- a CDS encoding calcium-binding protein, with amino-acid sequence MTTSYADKQRNADHTTPSSQQAGTRAMLAGVGQNLQGSGGDESLWGAELNDTISGNGGEDKMFGAGGDDLIESGDPDDGARAGGDAMYGGDGNDTINGGRANDALTGNAGHDLQNGGAGNDTLKGELGNDTLQGGSGHDTLFDYEGNNLMQGGAGFDKLLSEGGGNSVLDGGADGDFLSGDGQDTYLGGAGADRITIRARPGEAAATALADGGDGSDLFSIAFQNQGGKARVTGGAGRDVYLLERESTGSGYVVTDFAAGANGDHIDVHHLLAGIDLSLGDPFSNERGYLKLVQEGADTVLQFDADGAQGSAAAFKSVLRLEGVAAQSVTADNIWTGNALPAYFDEGETIIGDGRDDDLYGSGLNDRYEGNGGSDTIQSGAGNDTVLGGDGADMLFGEAGDDRLEGGSGDDHMGGGEGSNIMIGGAGHDTLTVESGGDNVLDGGDGNDLLRIDNSYGTKKWGSMTLSGGAGDDLFSISPGGPDVRLNATGGSGRDTFYLFMYSSAADTSDVAVTDFSIGAGGDLIDLYMLNVASDYSGNPFGADRYLSLSQRGLDTVIGYDADGVAGSTYTMHDVMTLRNVTATSLTSASFKLGYDPSAAFFSRVLTGTEGADSISGDTRAEHLIGLGGSDTLLGGGGNDLVEGGDESGAGDVLGGGAGNDSVYGGAGADVAGGDDGNDTVSGGNGNDTLTGGAGDDHLSGDQDNDILTDVQGNNVLSGGFGTDTILTTGSGSDKVDGGDGDDTLTGGANDTLFGGGSDDQLTAELKGSAADGTVVMSGGWGDDILTFGPGLATQSVLASGGESLDTFVFGAGAHAERVVIGDFHLGYRNDVIDLDALVPQVAANYVSNPFGALGYLRVLQSGNDTVFQLDEDGAAGSAASFRTILTLSNILPSQLSANHVAGGMNPDGSEVGIKLDGLHYDERIDGGRSNDVLDGGQGDDVLNGFQGNDVLRGDRHNDTLVGGAGNDLLEGEDDNDKLLGEAGADTLLGGEGNDALDGGADQDVLQGANGLDLLQGGLGDDTLDGGAGNDTLGGGDGADILRAGIGDDSLDGGAGNDGLTGGDGNDVLRGGAGDDVVNGGSGNDALYADAGADVLDGGAGDDTLDGGSGDAQLNGGNGNDLLKVTGGGYSGLFGGRGADIIDIRGTQQALAGRVVAYGGDEADTIIFTRGAGENTAVNASGGAGIDTYMLRGEGRLGSLTVTDFTAGAGGDRIDVSGLAAPAGVLQFVQSGTSTLVRFDADGADGPLSAETLMTLQNVVATSLSDDNVVGAAAAGALVPLVGMAPMEFMIG; translated from the coding sequence ATGACCACCTCCTACGCCGACAAGCAGCGCAACGCCGACCACACGACCCCAAGCTCCCAGCAAGCGGGAACCCGCGCCATGCTGGCCGGCGTGGGTCAGAACCTGCAGGGTTCAGGCGGCGATGAATCGCTGTGGGGCGCCGAGCTCAACGACACCATCTCGGGCAACGGCGGCGAGGACAAGATGTTCGGCGCCGGCGGCGACGACCTCATCGAGAGTGGCGACCCCGACGACGGCGCGCGCGCGGGCGGGGATGCCATGTACGGCGGCGACGGCAACGACACCATCAACGGGGGCAGGGCCAACGACGCGTTGACCGGCAACGCCGGCCATGACCTGCAGAACGGCGGCGCCGGCAACGATACCCTCAAGGGCGAACTGGGCAACGATACTCTGCAAGGCGGTAGCGGCCACGATACGCTGTTCGATTACGAAGGCAACAACCTGATGCAGGGCGGCGCCGGCTTCGACAAGCTGCTGTCCGAAGGCGGCGGCAACAGCGTGCTCGATGGCGGCGCCGACGGCGACTTCCTGAGCGGCGACGGCCAGGATACCTACCTCGGCGGCGCCGGCGCCGACCGCATCACCATCCGCGCGCGCCCGGGCGAGGCGGCCGCCACGGCGCTGGCCGACGGCGGCGATGGCAGCGACCTGTTCAGCATCGCCTTCCAGAACCAGGGCGGCAAGGCCCGCGTGACCGGCGGCGCCGGGCGCGACGTGTACCTGCTCGAACGCGAGAGCACCGGCAGCGGCTACGTGGTGACCGATTTCGCCGCCGGCGCGAACGGCGACCATATCGATGTCCACCATCTGCTGGCCGGCATCGACCTGTCGCTGGGCGACCCGTTTTCAAACGAGCGCGGCTACCTGAAACTGGTGCAGGAAGGCGCCGACACGGTGCTCCAGTTCGATGCCGACGGCGCCCAGGGCAGCGCGGCGGCCTTCAAGAGCGTGCTGCGGCTCGAAGGCGTGGCGGCGCAGTCGGTCACGGCTGACAATATCTGGACCGGCAATGCATTGCCCGCCTACTTCGACGAGGGCGAAACCATCATCGGCGACGGCCGCGACGACGATCTCTACGGTTCCGGCCTGAACGACCGCTACGAAGGCAACGGCGGCAGCGACACCATCCAGTCCGGGGCCGGCAACGATACCGTGCTCGGCGGCGACGGCGCCGACATGCTGTTCGGCGAAGCGGGCGACGACCGGCTCGAAGGCGGCAGCGGCGACGACCACATGGGGGGCGGCGAGGGCAGCAATATCATGATCGGCGGCGCTGGCCACGACACGCTCACGGTCGAATCGGGCGGGGACAATGTTCTGGACGGTGGCGACGGCAATGATCTGCTGCGTATCGACAACAGTTACGGCACCAAAAAGTGGGGCAGCATGACGCTGTCGGGCGGCGCCGGCGACGACCTGTTTTCGATTTCCCCGGGCGGACCAGATGTCAGGCTGAACGCGACCGGTGGCAGCGGGCGCGACACCTTTTATCTTTTCATGTACTCGAGCGCGGCCGACACGTCGGACGTGGCCGTCACCGATTTTTCGATTGGCGCAGGCGGCGACCTGATCGACCTGTACATGCTGAACGTCGCAAGTGACTACAGCGGCAACCCATTCGGCGCCGACCGCTACCTGAGCCTGAGCCAGCGCGGCCTGGACACCGTGATCGGCTACGACGCCGACGGCGTGGCCGGCAGCACCTACACCATGCACGACGTGATGACCTTGCGCAACGTGACGGCCACCAGCCTGACCAGCGCCAGTTTCAAGCTGGGCTACGATCCCTCGGCCGCCTTTTTCAGCCGCGTGCTGACCGGCACCGAGGGCGCCGACAGCATCAGCGGCGATACGCGGGCCGAGCACCTCATCGGCCTGGGCGGCAGCGACACGCTGCTCGGCGGCGGCGGCAACGATCTGGTCGAAGGGGGCGATGAGAGCGGCGCCGGCGACGTGCTCGGCGGCGGCGCCGGCAACGACAGCGTCTACGGCGGCGCGGGCGCCGACGTGGCCGGGGGCGACGACGGCAACGACACCGTTTCCGGCGGCAACGGCAACGACACCCTGACCGGCGGCGCCGGCGACGACCACCTGAGCGGCGACCAGGATAACGACATTCTCACCGATGTCCAGGGCAACAACGTGCTGAGCGGCGGCTTCGGCACCGACACCATCCTCACCACCGGCAGCGGCAGCGACAAGGTCGACGGCGGCGACGGCGACGACACCCTGACCGGCGGCGCCAACGATACGCTGTTCGGCGGCGGCAGCGACGACCAGCTGACAGCCGAGCTCAAGGGCAGCGCCGCGGACGGCACCGTCGTCATGTCCGGCGGCTGGGGCGACGACATCCTCACTTTCGGCCCCGGACTGGCCACGCAAAGCGTGCTGGCGAGCGGCGGCGAGAGCCTGGACACCTTTGTGTTCGGGGCCGGGGCGCACGCCGAGCGCGTGGTCATCGGCGACTTCCATCTCGGCTACCGCAACGACGTGATCGACCTCGACGCGCTGGTGCCCCAGGTGGCCGCCAACTACGTCAGCAATCCGTTCGGCGCGCTCGGCTACCTGCGCGTGCTCCAGAGCGGCAACGATACCGTGTTCCAGCTCGACGAGGACGGCGCCGCCGGCAGCGCCGCCAGCTTCCGCACCATTCTCACCCTCAGCAACATCCTGCCATCCCAGCTCAGCGCCAACCATGTGGCCGGCGGCATGAATCCGGATGGCTCCGAGGTGGGCATCAAGCTGGACGGCCTGCACTACGACGAGCGAATTGACGGCGGGCGCAGCAACGATGTGCTCGACGGTGGGCAGGGCGACGATGTGCTGAACGGTTTCCAGGGCAACGATGTGCTCAGGGGCGACCGTCATAACGATACGCTGGTCGGCGGCGCGGGCAACGACCTGCTGGAAGGCGAGGACGACAACGACAAGCTGCTGGGCGAGGCCGGCGCCGACACCCTGCTGGGCGGCGAGGGCAACGACGCGCTCGACGGCGGCGCCGATCAGGATGTGCTCCAGGGCGCGAACGGCCTCGACCTGCTGCAGGGCGGCCTGGGCGACGACACGCTTGACGGCGGCGCGGGCAACGACACGCTGGGCGGCGGGGACGGCGCCGACATCCTGCGCGCCGGCATCGGCGACGATAGCCTCGACGGCGGCGCCGGCAATGACGGCCTGACTGGCGGCGACGGCAACGACGTCCTGCGCGGTGGCGCCGGCGACGATGTCGTCAATGGCGGCAGCGGCAACGACGCGCTGTATGCCGACGCGGGCGCCGACGTGCTCGACGGCGGCGCGGGCGACGACACCCTTGACGGCGGCAGCGGCGACGCGCAGCTCAACGGCGGCAACGGCAACGACCTGCTCAAAGTGACGGGCGGGGGCTACAGCGGCCTGTTCGGCGGGCGCGGGGCCGACATCATTGACATTCGCGGCACGCAGCAGGCGCTGGCGGGGCGCGTGGTGGCCTACGGCGGCGACGAGGCCGACACCATCATCTTCACGCGCGGCGCGGGCGAGAACACGGCGGTCAACGCCAGCGGCGGCGCGGGCATCGACACCTACATGCTGCGCGGGGAAGGGCGCCTGGGCAGCCTGACCGTGACGGACTTCACGGCCGGCGCGGGCGGCGACCGCATCGATGTGAGCGGCCTGGCGGCGCCGGCCGGCGTGCTGCAGTTCGTGCAGAGCGGTACCTCGACCCTGGTGCGCTTCGACGCCGACGGCGCCGACGGCCCGTTGAGCGCGGAAACGCTGATGACCTTGCAGAATGTCGTCGCCACCAGCCTGAGCGACGACAACGTGGTTGGCGCGGCTGCTGCCGGGGCACTGGTGCCACTGGTGGGCATGGCGCCCATGGAGTTCATGATCGGCTAA
- a CDS encoding calcium-binding protein: MPTFFMMSDPDGGPRRPANFLVTGLTLTGTENSDFLQGGELDDQLFGLGNGDLLFGEGGSDYIDGGDEEEGDGDRIFGGDGADSIFGGTGNDTIAGEQGNDLIDGDAGWDRINGGEGDDLLRGGEGGDVLRDDSGNNILVGGPGTNSLDAFGTGADRLDGGADDDVLSGGEGNDSLYGGTGRDSLFVASMAGGGVVVSDVLVSGGDGEDRINFGTGTAALTVHATGGSGSDLFIFYDRVHAENIIIDDFVPGAGGDRFSLGQLFESSFTNPFGAAGIARLVQQGNDTLLQLDEDGAAGTASTFHTIATLTGVRAQDVLPNNFFEGYNPDGSNNGMTVYGTSGDDQIFAGVLNDSIYGGAGNDQLWGQLGDDLLSGGDGNDDLNGYSGNDVIDGGAGGDYLNGQDGNDTLTGGRGNDLLSGHEGDDQLFGGEGDDLMFGDGGNDVFNGGSGNDTMSGYRGNDVLDGGAGDDLMRAVDMSGLLNGGSGNDILKVQSDGDVGAFGGSGNDLIEINANDYLARGRVVANGGDGDDAIVLLRETQNSNEISAIGGAGVDRFGVAGTLGTSTFTVQDFAVGAGGDRIDVSALLAGRCRRATRSPAGCCVICKAAPIRWSSSMPMVRRVPRGGSGR, translated from the coding sequence ATGCCAACATTTTTCATGATGTCCGATCCCGACGGCGGGCCGCGCCGTCCCGCCAATTTTCTGGTGACCGGACTGACCCTGACCGGCACCGAGAACAGTGATTTTCTGCAAGGCGGCGAGCTGGACGACCAACTGTTCGGCCTGGGCAACGGCGACCTGCTGTTCGGGGAGGGTGGCAGCGACTACATCGACGGCGGCGACGAGGAGGAGGGCGATGGCGACCGCATCTTCGGCGGCGACGGTGCCGACAGCATATTCGGCGGCACCGGCAACGACACCATCGCCGGCGAGCAAGGCAACGACCTGATCGATGGCGATGCCGGCTGGGACCGGATCAACGGCGGCGAGGGCGACGACCTGCTGCGTGGCGGCGAAGGCGGCGACGTGCTGCGCGATGACAGCGGCAACAATATCCTCGTCGGCGGCCCGGGCACCAACTCGCTCGACGCGTTCGGCACCGGGGCGGACCGCCTCGATGGCGGCGCCGACGACGACGTGCTGTCCGGCGGCGAGGGCAACGACAGCCTGTACGGCGGCACGGGCAGGGATAGCCTCTTCGTCGCCTCCATGGCCGGCGGCGGGGTGGTGGTCAGCGACGTGCTGGTGTCCGGCGGCGATGGCGAGGACCGCATCAACTTCGGCACCGGAACGGCGGCCCTGACCGTGCATGCGACGGGCGGCAGCGGCAGCGATCTGTTCATTTTTTACGACCGTGTGCACGCGGAAAACATCATCATCGACGATTTTGTGCCGGGCGCCGGCGGCGACAGGTTCAGCCTGGGACAACTGTTCGAATCATCCTTCACCAATCCCTTCGGGGCGGCCGGCATCGCGCGCCTGGTGCAGCAGGGTAACGACACGCTGCTGCAGCTCGACGAGGACGGGGCGGCCGGCACGGCCAGCACTTTCCATACGATCGCGACGCTGACTGGCGTGCGCGCGCAGGATGTGCTGCCGAATAACTTCTTTGAAGGCTATAACCCGGATGGCTCGAACAATGGCATGACGGTGTACGGAACCAGTGGGGACGACCAGATATTCGCTGGCGTGCTCAACGACTCCATCTACGGCGGCGCGGGCAACGACCAGCTGTGGGGCCAACTCGGCGACGACCTCCTCAGCGGCGGCGACGGCAACGACGATTTGAACGGTTACTCGGGCAACGATGTGATCGACGGCGGCGCGGGCGGGGATTACCTGAACGGGCAGGATGGCAACGACACGCTCACGGGCGGGCGCGGCAACGACCTGTTGTCGGGCCACGAAGGCGACGACCAGCTGTTCGGTGGCGAGGGCGACGACCTGATGTTCGGCGACGGCGGCAACGACGTCTTCAACGGCGGTAGCGGCAATGACACGATGTCGGGTTACCGTGGCAACGATGTGCTTGATGGCGGGGCGGGCGACGATCTGATGCGCGCCGTCGACATGTCCGGCTTGCTCAACGGCGGCAGCGGCAACGACATCCTCAAGGTGCAGAGCGACGGCGACGTGGGCGCGTTCGGCGGCAGCGGCAACGACCTGATCGAGATCAACGCCAACGATTACCTTGCGCGCGGGCGGGTGGTGGCCAACGGTGGGGATGGCGACGACGCCATCGTCCTGCTGCGCGAGACGCAAAACTCGAATGAGATCAGCGCCATTGGCGGGGCGGGCGTGGACCGCTTCGGCGTGGCCGGTACCTTGGGAACGAGCACGTTCACGGTACAGGATTTTGCGGTGGGGGCGGGCGGCGACCGTATCGACGTGTCTGCCCTGTTGGCGGGGAGATGCCGCCGGGCGACCCGTTCGCCAGCGGGGTGCTGCGTTATCTGCAAAGCGGCGCCGATACGCTGGTCCAGTTCGATGCCGATGGTGCGGCGGGTGCCGCGTGGGGGTTCAGGACGATGA
- a CDS encoding helix-turn-helix transcriptional regulator, with protein MNQPKKFLRLPAVIDIVGIQRTAIYERIKAGNFPKPISLGPRAVVWDSTEIASWQEDCIASARSPTPT; from the coding sequence ATGAACCAACCAAAAAAATTCCTGCGACTCCCCGCCGTAATCGACATTGTGGGCATTCAACGCACAGCCATTTACGAGCGCATAAAGGCCGGGAATTTTCCGAAGCCTATCAGCTTGGGCCCGCGTGCAGTGGTGTGGGATTCGACGGAAATAGCCAGCTGGCAAGAGGACTGCATCGCATCAGCGAGGTCGCCTACCCCCACTTAG
- a CDS encoding Arc family DNA-binding protein: MDKPPQNSPSRDADKYIVRFPPGMRDRVTEAAKLSGRSMNAEIIQRLDTTFAPAAQSELLDLDVPRQTAMLELITLVRRLDVIDLLELVQDIVPAIPPEVIEGRPELKANLKQLRKLTKRLSVSSDEANRIAQEHQKKLNLLLDGT, encoded by the coding sequence ATGGACAAGCCACCCCAAAACTCACCTTCTCGGGATGCCGACAAGTACATTGTCAGGTTCCCGCCAGGCATGCGCGATCGGGTTACCGAAGCTGCCAAGTTGTCTGGGCGCTCAATGAATGCCGAGATCATTCAGCGACTCGACACAACGTTTGCGCCTGCTGCACAAAGCGAACTGCTCGATTTGGACGTGCCGCGACAGACTGCAATGCTTGAGCTGATTACACTCGTACGACGCCTCGATGTTATTGACCTCTTGGAACTCGTGCAGGATATCGTTCCCGCAATACCCCCTGAGGTGATTGAGGGCCGCCCGGAGCTAAAGGCGAATCTCAAGCAATTGAGAAAATTAACGAAGCGATTGAGCGTCAGTTCTGACGAAGCAAATCGCATTGCGCAAGAACACCAAAAGAAGTTGAATTTATTGCTGGACGGCACGTGA
- a CDS encoding calcium-binding protein gives MLRSIPVPRSPSLDARRVTFESIPSTNDEPVYLVGTEGNDTLVGTAHNDLIEGLGGNDHIRSDDGRDTLFGGHGNDTLLGGSMRDYLNGGWEDDLLDGGDEIGAGDELSGGNGNDTLLGGGGDDDLFGAIGNDALDGGDGNDELYGGEQHDALSGGAGDDYLDGDEGNDTLDGGDGDDVLSDYDWGRYESTFFGGDNILRGGAGNDKLSAMFPGTDLMEGGSGADTLTGGSGKDTLDGGSGNDLIELRFEKGIADTIVLGGDGDDMIKFSPGAPQDKYRVTGGNGRDTILFDGGGHRQQVSVTDFQAGAGGDILDFDLVYVPPGTADPFRAGYLRLVQSGADTLFQWDGDGVGDGFDFRTVATLKDVQANQVSAHNFGRGLDPDGALPPLVLTGTSADDKLSGGGSADTIAGAAGQDTLHGKGGDDLLRGDDGNDYLDGGVGVDRADGGAGDDTITGGKDDDVLLGGTGNDRLSDTSGDDQLYGGDGDDVLHAAGGKDILSGGSGNDDVTMNGGDHVADGGAGNDTVHGANGDMQINGGSGDDMLRVQGSGNHGLFGGSGRDVLQIDSELSPTPWRVVAGGGLGDDTIKVVRNTGNTAITATGGEGVDTYELSGAGRLGTLTIKDFVVGLGGDRVDVSDLFTAAMRATDPYAAGVLLLVKNGTSTVIALDRDGKAGADTGYVLATLENVTPASLKANIVYTETPATTAMVALELVGVTDGATDGAAFVA, from the coding sequence ATGCTCCGCTCAATTCCCGTACCGCGATCCCCCTCCCTCGATGCCAGGCGCGTCACGTTTGAATCGATCCCATCCACCAACGATGAGCCTGTCTACCTTGTCGGCACCGAGGGCAACGACACCCTCGTCGGCACCGCGCACAACGATCTGATCGAAGGCCTCGGCGGCAACGATCATATCCGCAGCGACGACGGCCGCGACACCCTGTTCGGCGGGCACGGCAACGATACCTTGCTCGGCGGTAGCATGCGAGACTACCTCAATGGCGGCTGGGAGGACGACCTTCTCGACGGCGGCGATGAGATCGGCGCCGGAGACGAGCTCAGCGGCGGCAATGGCAACGATACCCTGCTCGGTGGCGGGGGCGACGACGACCTGTTCGGCGCGATCGGCAACGATGCGCTGGACGGCGGCGACGGCAACGACGAGTTGTATGGTGGCGAGCAGCATGACGCGCTCTCCGGCGGCGCCGGTGACGATTATCTCGACGGCGACGAAGGCAACGATACCCTCGATGGCGGCGACGGCGACGACGTCTTGTCGGACTACGACTGGGGCAGATACGAGAGCACCTTTTTCGGCGGCGACAATATTCTGCGTGGGGGCGCGGGCAACGACAAGCTGAGCGCCATGTTCCCGGGCACCGACCTGATGGAGGGCGGCAGCGGCGCCGATACACTGACTGGCGGCAGCGGCAAAGATACGCTCGACGGCGGCAGCGGCAACGATCTCATCGAGTTGCGGTTCGAGAAAGGCATCGCCGACACCATCGTGCTGGGCGGCGACGGCGACGACATGATCAAGTTCAGCCCGGGCGCGCCGCAGGACAAGTACCGGGTAACCGGCGGCAACGGGCGCGACACCATCCTCTTTGACGGTGGCGGCCATCGGCAACAGGTGAGCGTGACCGATTTCCAGGCTGGCGCTGGCGGCGATATCCTCGATTTCGATCTGGTCTACGTCCCGCCAGGTACAGCCGACCCGTTCCGCGCAGGCTACCTGCGCCTGGTGCAGAGCGGTGCCGACACCCTGTTCCAGTGGGATGGGGACGGCGTTGGCGACGGCTTCGACTTCCGGACCGTCGCCACCCTCAAGGACGTACAGGCGAACCAGGTTAGCGCGCACAATTTTGGCCGTGGCCTCGATCCGGACGGTGCGCTGCCCCCGCTGGTGCTCACGGGTACCAGCGCCGACGACAAACTGTCCGGCGGCGGGAGCGCCGACACCATCGCCGGCGCCGCCGGCCAGGACACCCTGCACGGCAAGGGCGGCGACGATCTTCTGCGGGGCGACGACGGCAACGATTACCTGGACGGCGGCGTCGGCGTCGACCGCGCCGATGGCGGCGCCGGCGACGACACGATCACTGGCGGCAAGGACGATGACGTGCTGCTTGGCGGCACCGGCAACGACCGCCTGAGCGACACCAGCGGCGACGACCAGTTGTACGGCGGCGACGGCGACGATGTGCTCCACGCCGCTGGCGGCAAGGACATCCTTTCCGGCGGCAGCGGCAACGACGATGTCACGATGAATGGCGGCGACCATGTGGCCGACGGCGGCGCCGGCAACGATACCGTGCACGGCGCCAATGGCGACATGCAGATCAATGGCGGCAGCGGCGACGACATGCTGCGGGTCCAGGGCAGCGGCAACCACGGCCTGTTCGGCGGCAGCGGGCGCGACGTGCTGCAGATCGATTCGGAACTGTCCCCCACGCCGTGGCGCGTGGTGGCCGGCGGCGGGCTTGGCGACGACACCATCAAGGTCGTGCGCAATACCGGCAACACCGCCATCACCGCCACCGGCGGCGAGGGCGTCGATACCTATGAACTGAGCGGCGCCGGCCGCCTGGGCACCCTGACGATCAAGGATTTCGTGGTGGGGCTTGGCGGCGACCGCGTCGATGTCAGCGACCTGTTCACCGCCGCGATGCGGGCCACCGACCCGTACGCCGCCGGCGTGCTGCTCTTGGTCAAGAACGGCACCTCGACCGTCATCGCGCTCGACCGTGACGGCAAGGCGGGCGCCGATACGGGCTACGTGCTGGCGACACTGGAGAACGTCACGCCGGCCAGCCTGAAAGCCAATATTGTCTACACCGAGACGCCGGCCACCACGGCCATGGTAGCGCTGGAACTGGTCGGCGTGACAGACGGCGCAACAGACGGCGCAGCCTTCGTCGCCTAA
- a CDS encoding XRE family transcriptional regulator, producing MDISKRLEEAMRDAGFASQSALSRASGVPQPTINRIARGAGSKGPEAHTLTLLAEACNVNFQWLHEGTGPKFRLAPNELHEDFLKVTVLAEGEEDPRFVSIPMVTLRLSAGVTGFQAEPDYRDGGSVLVSVDWMEKCQFSSTRLVSMKVRGESMEPSLYEDDIVIINTADTKPVDGHVYAVNYEGEAVVKRLSRDAGMWWLESDNPDKRKYHRKLCQGEGCIIVGRVVRKDSQHI from the coding sequence ATGGACATCTCAAAACGACTAGAAGAAGCTATGCGCGACGCCGGATTCGCGTCCCAAAGCGCGCTTTCGCGCGCCTCCGGTGTACCCCAGCCCACAATCAATCGAATTGCACGTGGCGCTGGATCAAAAGGCCCAGAAGCACACACACTCACCCTCCTGGCGGAAGCGTGCAATGTCAACTTCCAATGGTTGCATGAGGGGACAGGGCCGAAATTCCGCTTGGCGCCTAATGAACTGCATGAAGATTTCCTAAAAGTTACGGTATTGGCAGAGGGCGAAGAAGACCCGCGCTTTGTCTCGATCCCAATGGTGACCCTGCGCCTTTCTGCTGGCGTTACCGGCTTCCAGGCCGAGCCCGACTATAGGGACGGCGGCAGCGTGTTGGTGTCTGTTGACTGGATGGAAAAATGCCAGTTTTCTTCGACGCGTTTAGTATCTATGAAGGTTCGCGGGGAGAGTATGGAGCCGTCTCTGTACGAGGACGACATCGTGATCATCAACACTGCCGATACCAAGCCAGTCGACGGGCATGTGTATGCCGTGAACTATGAAGGCGAGGCCGTAGTAAAACGGCTTTCGCGTGACGCCGGCATGTGGTGGCTGGAATCAGACAATCCGGATAAGAGGAAGTACCACCGGAAGCTGTGCCAGGGCGAGGGCTGCATCATTGTGGGCCGCGTGGTGAGAAAGGACAGCCAGCATATCTAG
- a CDS encoding helix-turn-helix transcriptional regulator: MDKNISTLLREIKTQQDWTEVRLAAELGTTQPTVNRILNGQDDCKISTFKAICALHQTCFARVAEPTAT, from the coding sequence ATGGACAAAAATATCTCAACCCTCTTGAGGGAAATCAAGACACAGCAAGACTGGACCGAAGTTCGACTCGCAGCCGAGCTCGGAACTACCCAGCCTACCGTCAACCGCATTTTGAACGGTCAAGACGACTGCAAAATCTCGACGTTCAAGGCTATCTGCGCGCTGCATCAAACGTGCTTTGCCCGAGTCGCTGAACCGACGGCAACCTAA
- a CDS encoding GIY-YIG nuclease family protein gives MDVAPPLPSAFTAEEGFESTLPLAPSDLLAHGWTGLSRPSRTSGLILVETWPSANDSGFVHYCCVAMPGGFETYSKRAFAPHWVGMAIDLILKNHGSTAGELTWTRMRHSPRRDGTAGKYVTQEFVYFVTAGAFVKIGKTTGQPGSRIAGLQTGCPYPMTLAAHEPGGIKEEFVLHRRFAAQRVRADGEWFRNEGPLRTYIQALAKKQALAGAVAA, from the coding sequence ATGGACGTTGCGCCGCCATTGCCGTCTGCCTTCACAGCCGAGGAAGGATTCGAATCGACGCTGCCGCTGGCGCCGTCCGATCTGCTCGCGCACGGTTGGACTGGGCTCAGCCGGCCAAGCCGCACCAGCGGGCTAATCCTCGTTGAGACGTGGCCTAGTGCGAACGATTCGGGATTTGTTCACTATTGCTGCGTGGCGATGCCCGGCGGATTTGAGACTTATTCCAAGCGTGCCTTTGCGCCGCATTGGGTCGGGATGGCCATAGACCTGATTCTCAAAAACCACGGCAGTACTGCTGGCGAACTAACGTGGACCCGGATGAGGCACTCGCCGCGCCGCGATGGCACCGCTGGCAAATATGTGACCCAGGAATTCGTCTACTTCGTGACCGCTGGTGCATTCGTCAAAATCGGTAAGACGACCGGGCAGCCAGGCAGCAGAATAGCCGGCCTGCAAACCGGTTGCCCGTATCCGATGACGCTGGCCGCGCATGAGCCGGGCGGCATCAAAGAAGAATTCGTGCTGCATCGCCGCTTCGCCGCGCAACGCGTGCGGGCCGACGGAGAGTGGTTCCGCAACGAAGGCCCGCTGCGCACGTACATTCAGGCGCTGGCCAAGAAGCAAGCACTGGCCGGGGCGGTAGCTGCATGA